DNA sequence from the Cohnella herbarum genome:
CGATAACGAGTTTGAATTTCAATGATCAAATGAAGCGCCGAATAGGCTAGTAAAAGTAATATTGGAAACGATATAGCCGATATTCGCCAAGTCGATAGGAGTGTTCCCGCGCCTCCGGAACGAGTGCTTTTCCATTGGTGAAACAATAGCATGATTATCGAAAACCATCCGAAGAGAGCATACGCCGCATATTGACTTCTTTCGACCGCAACTAGCTTCAATTGCCAATCGTACGTATTTTCGATCGCTCCTAAGCTCCAATTCACCGAATCATCCGTGCCTGCCCACATTATGGACCATTTTTCCAGGAAAAGCGCAGCAACTTCAACCGGATCGTTTAGCCGTTCCTTTAGGATCGCTAACTCCACTTCATTCCGTTCGGGACCCAAAGGATAATTCACTACGTACCGAGCATCTTTATCGTTCCATTGTCCTCCCGATTCCGCATTTAACCCCACCATGAATTTCCAGTAGGGTTCCTGGTTCGAGTTTAGCTTTAATTCCGTTATACCGGCAGCGATCAAGGAATAGCTAACGAGCTGTTGTACGACGATATATACAGCGATGAAACTCGCGCCTTTTTTGACAATCGTGCCGACTCGTTGCTGCCATCTTCCCGCTTTCATCGATTCGAACAAAACGACGAACAACAAAAATATACCAACATAAAAGGAGCCCATAGGACGGAAAACCGACCCTAGAGCAAAGCACAAGGCGACCGCCATCGAGCCCGATATTCCGTTTCTTCCTCTATGCGTCACGGCGATGCAGCAACCTGCCGCGAATAACAACGTCGATAGATGCTGGTTCGTTAGTACCGAGCTCATAATGATATTAGGAATGTAAGTCGCATACATAAGTCCGGCTATTCGCCCGCTCGTTTCCCCGAATAGGCTTGCCGCCATACGGTACACGATCCATACGGTCAGCGTCTCGAACAATGCGTTAAATAGCTTAAGCGGAACTAATGAAGCTCCGAAAATCCGCACAATTAATCCTTCATATAAAGTGTAGCCCAGTTGGTAAACCCATCGGATATAATAATCCATTTTACTGAATGAAAAATCCCCGTCGGCAGCCTTAATCGCATAATCGTACATCACCTTAAAGTCCGACACGGGCTGGGTGTCCACGGATAGAACCCATGCAACCCGGGAACCCAGCGCGATAACAATCAAAACAACAGCGTAAATCCCCCGGGAAATCGGACGGTTAAGCCAGCGTGAGATCACCCCGTACCCAATAACCGCGCTAAGCGTAAATCCTACAGTGGCGGTGATCGAACCCGTTACTCTTATTCTATCGAGAAGAGCGATTATGACTATGGATATAAAGAACAAAAGGCCAGACCACATCAAAATTCTCATTGCGTTTAAGGGTACGGGATGACTTCGTTGTCCGTGATCGTTCATATGTTTTGTACTCCTCCTCCTCGCTCCTCATCCATTATAGCTTTTCGCAAGTTGGATAAATTTCAGGAATGAAACGATATTGTGACAAAATAAAATGCCTATTGAAATGGCAGAGCAATAAGATTATGATAGGGACATCGAAAGAATGTGAATTAAATCACATTATCGGTTTGGTGTTTGGTGTTTGGTGCTTGGTTCTTGGTGCTTGGTGTTTGGTGCTTGGTATCGATGCTGCTCCGCACCTTATTATGTGAAATAAATCACAATACTATCTAGGAGGAACCCTCTATGAAAATCATCGTTATTGGTTGCACCCATGCCGGAACGGCTACCGTTACCCAAATGGCTAAGCTTTACCCTGATGCCGATATTACCGTATACGAGCGTAATGATAACGTATCTTTCCTATCGTGCGGCATTGCGCTTCATGTCGGGGGCGTCGTTAATAATGCGGAGCAGCTTTTCTATTCGAACCCTGAACAATTGAAAAGACTCGGCATCAACACAAAAATGCGCCATGACGTCCTCAGCATCAATACGGATCGAAAAACCGTAAGAGTACGCAACCTCGTAACCAGAGAAACCAACATTGACACTTATGACAAGTTGGTAGTGACAACGGGCTCGTGGCCGATTATTCCGCAAATGGAAGGCATCGGGTTGGACAACATTTTACTATGCAAAAATTACGCGCATGCCCAGACCATCATTCAAAAAGCCGAAAGCGCAAGAAAGATCGTCGTCGTAGGCGCCGGATATATCGGAATCGAGCTTGTGGAAGCTTTCGAGCAATTAGGCAAACAGGTTACTTTGATCGATAATACGCCGCGCGTACTGTTCAAGTATTTGGATGAGCCCTTTACGGATCTGGTGGAAACCGAGTTAAAAACACGGGGAGTCGAGTTAGCGCTCGGACAGTGCGTTACAGCATTTACCGGAGAAAATAATCAGGTTCATAAAGTCACGACGACCGCCGGTCAATACGAAGCCGATCTTGTTATTCTTTGCATCGGATTCCGCCCTAATACGGCTTTGCTGCAAGATCAAGTGGAAATGCTCCCTAACGGCGCTATCCTCGTTGATGAATACATGCGCACGAGTTGTCCGGATGTATATGCCGCCGGCGATAGCTGCGCGATCCGGTTTAACCCGACCGGCAAACACGCTTACATTCCTCTGGCCACGAACGCCGTCCGGATGGGAACGCTCGTTGCCCGCAATTTGATTAAACCAACGATTAAGTACCTAGGAACGCAAGGCACTTCGGGAATTAAGATTTTCGACTATAATATCGCATCGACGGGGATGACGGAACAAGCCGCTCTTGACGCGGGAATGAATGTGAAAGAAATCACAATAAACGACGACTACCGTCCGGATTTCATGCCTACGCATGAAAAAGCGTTGTTGAAGGTCGTTTACGAAGAAGAAAGCGGAAGAATCGTCGGCGCGCAGGTTCTATCGAAAGCGGATCTGACGCAATCGATCAACACCCTATCGGTATGTATCCAGAACAACATGACGATGGACGAGCTCGGATTCGTCGACTTCTTCTTCCAACCTCATTACAACAAACCTTGGAACTTGCTGAACCAAGCGGGTTTGCAAGCCTATTCGACGGTCGGTTGATCCAACCGGATTCCCGGCTTCATGTTCTACCCGGAGTTATTCCGACAAGGATGATCTCGGAATCAAGTAAGGCGTTAATTCAATAGCCGCATCCGTGGCCAGGAACGTATTTCTCGCTTCCGCTTCCAAGACCGCCAGATCCTCCGGTTTGTAGCGGGAGCTGAAGTGCGTAAGGATCAGCCGTCCAACCTCCGCATCCCGCGCGGTTTCCGCAGCCTGCACCGAGGTGGCGTGACCGTATTCATCGGCTTTATCGGCGAGATCATGCGCGAACGTCGCCTCGTGAACCAACAGATCCGCGCCTTGCGCCAGCTTCACGGCATTGGGGCATGGCTTCGTATCCCCCAATACCACGACGACGCGACCGGCTATCGGATGGCCGACCACATTCGATGAGCGAACCGTCCGCCCGTCTTCCAATACCACGTCTTCGCCCGATTTCAGCCTGCCGTAAGCGGGACCTGAAGGAACGCCCAACTCGGCAAGCAACCGAGTATTGAGGGCTCCGACTCTAGGAAGCTCGACGACTCTGTATCCGAAGCTATCGATCCGGTGATCCAATAGGGCTGCTTCTACGCTGAAAGCCCCATCCTCGAACACCGTTCCTTCCTCGATTTCACGAATGTGCAAAGGATACCCCAAATGAGTTTCGGAAATCCGCAACGCGGTTTCGGTAAACTCGCGCAGTCCCGGCGGTCCGTACAGCTCCAACGGTTCGGTTCCGCCTAGCGACGCCCTGCTGCTTAATATACCCGGAAGTCCGAAGAGATGATCGCCGTGAAGGTGAGTAATGAACAGCTTCTCTAAGCGGCTTAATCGGAAAGGCGTGCTCAACAACTGATGCTGAGTCCCTTCCCCGCAATCGAACAACCAGAACGTTCCCCTATCCTGCGGCATGCGCAGCGCGATGGACGTCACGTTCCTACCCGAAATAGGCATGCCGGCGCTTGTTCCTAAGAACCAAAGCTCCATTTCCTTCCCCCCTCACGGGTATAGCTTGTGCCATGTGCGTGCTCTTTAATCTATGCAACTCACCCACCGGCACATCATGCCACTTCTCGCAGCAAGCTGCGGAAAATGAACCGGAAGCGATTAAACCCCGGTACGCCGCTTTTGATTATTTTGCACCTTGTGAATCTGAGTTTTCATTTTCTTGCCATCCGTCGAGTGATTGCCTTGTCGCCCGTTCGCTTGCTGCTGCGCCTGTTTTTTTCTCTCCAGAATACGTTTGATCGCGTCTGCCTGACTCGGCTTCTTCGATTGGTCCGCGTCGACGTTAGGGTCGACGCGATTTGTATGATTGTCGCTCATTTGATCACCCCATATCCGTTTTACTTGTCTATTTTACAACATCGAAGCCCTTTCATCATCATCTAAATCTATTCCCCATTTCCCATCGTTCGATCCGAGAGATTCTCCCGATCGATCGGAAAGAAATTCCAACACAATTGGACAATAATCCTTATAATAGAGTAGATAGCAATTATACTTGCGGGGTGTAAGCGATGAGATTTATAGGTTTGTTACTCGTTTGCTGTCTTATTTTGACGGCCTGCGGCAATGGCTCGAAATCAAACTCCAGCGATAATGCGCACGCAGCCCATAAACCGACGTTGGATGTCAAACTGAACGTCACTGGAAATCAGGTTACCGTAACCGTGGACACGGACATGACGATCTCGCCGGAGCACTATGGCAAGGGACGCAAAGCAGGAGAAGGACATATCCATATGTATTTGGACGACCAAAATAAAATCAGCGTTACGGAGGGTCAACACGTGTTCTCCGATCTTACCTCCGGCAAGCATAAATTAAAAGTATCCTTGCACAACAATGATCACACCCCGTATGACGTGACTGAAACCTACGACTTCGATATTCAATAACTTCCTTAATACAGGAGAAACGTCATGCACAGAAAACTAAGCCTGCAAAGTCGAATTATCATTCTCGTCACCACCGTAACCGTCCTCTTGATGTCCGTTATCGTCTGGTTCGATTCCTACAGCCTGCAGAAATCCGTCGAAGAAACCTACGTAAGCCAATTGGACGGGATGACGACGGCCATCAACGGCAGATATGAAGAATCCCACTCCATACAAGAC
Encoded proteins:
- a CDS encoding ArnT family glycosyltransferase, producing the protein MNDHGQRSHPVPLNAMRILMWSGLLFFISIVIIALLDRIRVTGSITATVGFTLSAVIGYGVISRWLNRPISRGIYAVVLIVIALGSRVAWVLSVDTQPVSDFKVMYDYAIKAADGDFSFSKMDYYIRWVYQLGYTLYEGLIVRIFGASLVPLKLFNALFETLTVWIVYRMAASLFGETSGRIAGLMYATYIPNIIMSSVLTNQHLSTLLFAAGCCIAVTHRGRNGISGSMAVALCFALGSVFRPMGSFYVGIFLLFVVLFESMKAGRWQQRVGTIVKKGASFIAVYIVVQQLVSYSLIAAGITELKLNSNQEPYWKFMVGLNAESGGQWNDKDARYVVNYPLGPERNEVELAILKERLNDPVEVAALFLEKWSIMWAGTDDSVNWSLGAIENTYDWQLKLVAVERSQYAAYALFGWFSIIMLLFHQWKSTRSGGAGTLLSTWRISAISFPILLLLAYSALHLIIEIQTRYRLDVLPFFIVIASFGCTSLAVSSRKWKLTRRKRTSHTESPSNTVSS
- a CDS encoding FAD-dependent oxidoreductase, whose product is MKIIVIGCTHAGTATVTQMAKLYPDADITVYERNDNVSFLSCGIALHVGGVVNNAEQLFYSNPEQLKRLGINTKMRHDVLSINTDRKTVRVRNLVTRETNIDTYDKLVVTTGSWPIIPQMEGIGLDNILLCKNYAHAQTIIQKAESARKIVVVGAGYIGIELVEAFEQLGKQVTLIDNTPRVLFKYLDEPFTDLVETELKTRGVELALGQCVTAFTGENNQVHKVTTTAGQYEADLVILCIGFRPNTALLQDQVEMLPNGAILVDEYMRTSCPDVYAAGDSCAIRFNPTGKHAYIPLATNAVRMGTLVARNLIKPTIKYLGTQGTSGIKIFDYNIASTGMTEQAALDAGMNVKEITINDDYRPDFMPTHEKALLKVVYEEESGRIVGAQVLSKADLTQSINTLSVCIQNNMTMDELGFVDFFFQPHYNKPWNLLNQAGLQAYSTVG
- the rnz gene encoding ribonuclease Z; translation: MELWFLGTSAGMPISGRNVTSIALRMPQDRGTFWLFDCGEGTQHQLLSTPFRLSRLEKLFITHLHGDHLFGLPGILSSRASLGGTEPLELYGPPGLREFTETALRISETHLGYPLHIREIEEGTVFEDGAFSVEAALLDHRIDSFGYRVVELPRVGALNTRLLAELGVPSGPAYGRLKSGEDVVLEDGRTVRSSNVVGHPIAGRVVVVLGDTKPCPNAVKLAQGADLLVHEATFAHDLADKADEYGHATSVQAAETARDAEVGRLILTHFSSRYKPEDLAVLEAEARNTFLATDAAIELTPYLIPRSSLSE